The Polyangiaceae bacterium genome window below encodes:
- a CDS encoding carboxylesterase family protein, which translates to MRDNVAAFGGDPKNVTIFGESAGGVSVCAHLTSSGSQGLFQRAISESGPCSALLPTLAQSEQQGADLAQAVGCTDEATAAECLRGKTAEELLSALPLKSGVFFGNSASWGPLNDGDVLSENPEDVILKQGANVPVIFGSNANEERSLRVPRGARHHR; encoded by the coding sequence GTGCGGGACAACGTCGCGGCCTTCGGCGGCGATCCGAAGAACGTCACCATCTTCGGCGAGTCCGCCGGGGGCGTGAGCGTGTGCGCGCACCTCACCTCCTCCGGAAGCCAAGGGCTGTTCCAGCGCGCGATCTCCGAGAGCGGACCGTGCAGCGCGCTCCTGCCGACGCTGGCCCAGTCCGAGCAGCAGGGCGCGGATCTGGCGCAAGCCGTCGGCTGCACGGACGAAGCGACCGCGGCGGAGTGCCTGCGCGGCAAGACCGCCGAGGAATTGCTTAGCGCGCTACCGCTCAAGTCGGGCGTGTTCTTCGGCAACAGTGCGAGCTGGGGCCCGCTGAACGACGGCGACGTGCTGTCCGAAAACCCCGAGGACGTGATCCTGAAGCAGGGCGCGAACGTACCGGTCATCTTCGGCTCCAACGCGAACGAAGAGAGATCTCTTCGTGTACCTCGCGGGGCTCGGCACCATCGGTGA
- a CDS encoding carboxylesterase family protein — translation MHTTTWTVGLVIAVSAALAACGSSSDDGGPSTGGSGGAPSGGGGSGGAVQSGTQIQIESGEVDGESADGVRAFRGIPYAEPPVGPQRFQAPEKIEPWSMPFDATGTPNTCPQLATVATPSKGRRLPDAQRVGARSGAQRAATHHGVGSTAVRSPAAPRRNRPTRATSWCAPATSSSSA, via the coding sequence ATGCATACGACGACGTGGACGGTGGGCCTTGTGATCGCAGTGAGCGCAGCGCTCGCCGCGTGCGGATCGAGCTCTGACGACGGCGGCCCGAGCACGGGGGGCAGCGGCGGCGCGCCATCCGGCGGTGGTGGAAGCGGCGGCGCGGTCCAGAGCGGCACGCAGATCCAGATCGAGAGCGGCGAGGTGGACGGCGAGAGCGCAGATGGCGTTCGCGCTTTCAGGGGCATTCCGTATGCGGAGCCGCCCGTGGGGCCGCAGCGCTTTCAGGCGCCGGAGAAGATCGAGCCGTGGAGCATGCCGTTCGACGCGACCGGCACTCCGAACACGTGTCCGCAGCTGGCGACGGTAGCAACGCCTTCGAAGGGACGAAGATTGCCTGACGCTCAACGTGTGGGCGCCCGATCCGGCGCCCAGCGCGCCGCTACCCACCATGGTGTGGGATCCACGGCGGTGCGTTCACCGGCGGCTCCGCGGAGGAACCGACCTACGAGGGCGACGAGCTGGTGCGCACCGGCAACGTCGTCGTCGTCAGCATGA
- a CDS encoding carboxylesterase family protein — MSDAIGDAGFVCPMRRAVRGITAHGGTAYLYHFTRAITLLGITKSFHGAELPFVFGKPLSTFTPDSPEDAALSKAMQGYWTAFAASADPGGTVAWPKYTETADEHLTLDHAIAVGSALKKDKCDFWDSI, encoded by the coding sequence TTGAGCGACGCCATCGGCGATGCGGGCTTCGTGTGTCCGATGCGGCGCGCGGTGCGCGGCATTACCGCCCATGGCGGCACGGCGTACCTCTATCACTTCACGCGAGCCATCACGCTCTTGGGCATCACCAAGTCCTTCCACGGTGCGGAGCTCCCCTTCGTGTTCGGCAAGCCGCTCTCCACGTTCACGCCGGACAGCCCGGAAGACGCCGCCCTGTCCAAGGCCATGCAAGGCTATTGGACGGCGTTCGCGGCATCCGCAGATCCCGGCGGCACCGTGGCGTGGCCCAAGTACACGGAAACGGCCGACGAGCACCTCACGCTGGACCACGCCATAGCGGTGGGCAGCGCCTTGAAGAAGGACAAGTGCGACTTCTGGGACTCGATCTGA